The stretch of DNA AGCACCATGGGCTCGATGGGGCTGACCACAAAATTTGCGCGTCCGGTGCTCGTCTTGAAGTCGCGCTCGCGCGCGCCGTTGGGCAGCAAAAAGCCCGTGGGGTATTTTCGGATGCGGCGGTTGAACTTTTCAAACCCGGGGATGACCTCGGCGATGGCGTCGCGGATGGGATCGTAGGGGCCATCGAAGAGGTTCCAGTCGACCGGCGAGGTTTCGGCGTCGAAGGAGGCCTTCGCGATTTTTTGGACGATGCGGGGCTCACTTAAGAGCGCTTCGCTGGCCGGGGGAAGATGGCCGCGGGAGGCGCGCACCACGCTCATCGAATCTTCGACGGTGACAAATTGCGGTCGGCCGGCCTGCATGTCGCGCTCGGTGCGGCCCAGGCAGGGCAGGATCAGCGCGGTGCCTCCCGTGCGCAGGTGCGAGCGGTTGAGTTTGGTGGAGATCTGCACCGTCAGCTCGCAGCGCTCCATCGCCCGGGCGGTGCGCTCGGTGTCGGGGGCGGCCATCACGAAGTTGCCGCCCATGGCCATAAAGACGCGGGCCTTGCCCGATTCCATCGCCTCAATGGCGGCAATGGTATCAAAGCCATGCTCGCGCGGGGGCTCAAAACCAAAGCGCGTGCCCAGGCGGTCGAGGAAAGCGTCGGTGGGTTTTTCCCAGATGCCCATCGTGCGGTCGCCCTGCACGTTGGAGTGACCGCGCACCGGGCAGGCGCCCGAGCCGGGGCGGCCCATAAAGCCGCGCATCAACAGGAAGTTGACGACCTGCTGGATGTTGGTCACCCCGTGTTTGTGCTGGGTGAGCCCCATCGCCCAGCAGGCAATCAGGCTTTTTGCCTCAATCGCGACCTTTGCCGCCGCCTCAATCTGGGCGCGCGTCAGGCCGGTCTCTTCGAGGATCGTCTTCCAGGAGGTGGCCTCAAGGTCGGCGCGGTGAGCCTCAAAGCCCGAGGTCTGATGGGCGATAAAATCGTGATCGAGGACCTCGCCGGGGCGCTCCTCTTCGGCAGCGAGCAGGCATTTCATCAGGCCTTTCAGGAGGGCGACGTCGCTGCCGGTGCGAAGTTGCAGGTAATGGTCGGCCAGATCGGTGGGGCGACGGTAGAGCTCTTTGGGGTGCTGAAAAGCCACAAGCCCGGGCTCTTTGAGCGGGTTGATGGCCACGATGGTGGCGCCGCGGCGTTTGGCGGCCTGCAGCGCGCTGAGCATGCGCGGGTGGTTGGTGCCGGGATTTTGCCCGAAAATAAAGAGCGCGTCGGTGGTCTCGACATCTTCGAGTGAGACCGTGCCTTTGCCCACCCCCAGTGACTCGTTCATGCCCGTGCCGCTGGATTCGTGGCACATATTCGAGCAGTCCGGCAGGTTGTTGGTACCAAGCTGGCGGGCCAGAAGTTGGTAGAGGAAGGCCGCCTCATTGGAGGTGCGCCCCGAGGTATAAAAGATCGCCTGGTCGGGGTGGTCGAGCTCTTTGAGTGACTTTCCTATCAAGGCGAACGCCTCGTCCCACTCAATGGGCTCATAATGGTCAGAGCCCTCGCGGCGCACCACCGGGTGGGTGATGCGACCCTGCTTGTTGAGCCAGTGATCCGACTTCTCGCGGAGCTCCGTGATGCTGTGCTCGTTGAAAAAACCGGGGCCGACTTTAAAACGCGTAGCCTCGTCGGCGACGGCTTTGGCGCCGTTTTCGCAGAACTCAAAGGTGGAGCGGTCGTCGGGGTCGGGCCAGGCGCAGCCCGGGCAATCAAAACCCTCGGTCTGATTGAGGCTGGCCAGCGCGCGCGTGCCGCGAATCAGGCCCGGCTGCTCCAGGACTTTGCGCGTGGTGGAGATGAGCGCGTCGAGGCCGCCGGCGGCTTTTTTATAGTCGGTGAGGTCGTCCGACGTGGTCGGGGCCGGCAGATTTTTGGACGTGGGGTCGTCGCTCATCGTACTGCTCTCTCTGGCTGGGGGGGGATTCCTGATCGAAACGATCAGGTCAGGCGCCGGGGGTGGGTGTAGATGTTAAAGCGCGCGTCGCGCAGAAAGCCCACCAGCGTCTGAGCGTAGGTATCCGAGAGGTCGACGGCAAGCGAGGAGGGCGCGCCGACGGCGGCCACAAGCCCGATGCCCGCCACGAGCGACTTCTGAATCAGCTCAAAACTCGCCCGACCGCTCAAAAGCAGGATGCGATCGCCAAGGGGAAGTTGGCCCCGGCGCAGCGCGCGGCCCAGAAGTTTGTCGAGCGCGTTGTGGCGGCCGACATCTTCGGCAAGATCGAGAAGTTCGCCCCGGGCGTTGAAGAGGGCGCAGGCATGCAGGCCGCCGGTGCGATCGAAGGTTGCCTGGGCGGCGCACAGTTGCTCGGGAAGTTGCAGAAGAAGCTCCGCGTCGATGGCGGGGCCATCGGCTACCGGCATCACACCCTGGTGGTGGAGGGCATCAAGCGAGGCCTTGCCGCAGACCCCGCAGCTCGACGTGCTGTAGAAGTTGCGCTGCAGCTTGCCCGGATCAAAGTTGCAGCCCTCCGCAAGCGTGGCGCGCCAGATGTTGGGGCTCTCTTCGCCCTGGCCGTCGGTGCAGCGCTTGAGGCTTAAAAGGTCGGCCTCGGAGTTGATGATGCCCTCGGTGAGCAGGAATCCGCGGGCCAGATCTTCGTCATCGCCGGGGGTGCGCATCGTGATCGCCAGGCTGCGCGAGGCGCGTTTGCCGGCGATGGCGTAGTCGATGCGCAGCTCCATCGGCTCCTCAATGACGAGGAGGTCGTCGAGGTGTTGGCGTTGCTGTTCCTCGCCAGAGCGTAACACCCGCTCAATGGCGCGGTGGCGAGTGGTGGGGTCGGTGGCCATAAGGCCTCGGTGGTGGGGGGAGTGCGGCGCGGCAAAAGGTTGTCGCGCGTAAAAGGCTAGATCGCCCCGATGGAGATGCCGGGCAAGCATAGCATAAACGCAATGATCAAGCCGGCGAAGAGGGGGCGCTCCACGGCGCGGTCGTCGGTGGCCAGCGCCAGATGCACCGCCGTGGGAAGGGCCCAGGCGAAGGTCACCGCAGCAAAGGCCGCCGGCACCTGCAAAAAGGGCCAGGCCAGCGCCGGGAGCGCAGCGAGCAGATACCAGGCCGGGTGGCGCGAGGCGTAGCGCATGGCGAGCAGTGCTGCGCCCAGCGCGCAGGCCAGCAGCAGCACCTCCGGTGTTGCGGGCAAGCTCAGCGCGCCAAAGTCGCGCCAGGCGGCATCGCCATGAAGATGGCGCAGCTGGCCGGTATGCCAGGCCACGGCCATCCAGCCCGCAAAGGCTACAGGCGGCACCACCGCGCCCAGCCAGGGCGTGTCCTGAGGATCTTTTCCGGGGCGGTGCGCCTTCCATCCGGCGATCATCATCGCCGGCCACATCACCACAAACTCCAGGCGCAGTCCCATCGCCACCAGCGCCGCAAAGGCTCCGCGACGCGGCGCGTAGGTGACCATCGAGGCGATGGCGCCGGCGCCCAGCGCGGCGGCCATCGAGGTGGTCCAGTCGGTGGCGTTAAGCGCGAGCAGAGGATTAAAACACCACAGCCACACCGCCCGCTCGGCGACCTGGGGCAGCTCAGTGTTGCGGGCAAAACGGTAGACGCACAGCGCGGCCCACAACGTTGCAAGCTCCAGCAGCACCCAGGGGGCGAGCGTGAGCGCGGCGGTGCCGGCGCCGGCCGGCGCGGTCTGCAGCGCGACGTTGAAGACGTGGCTGATCACCCCGGAGATGGGCGACGACTCCGAGAGGCGCAGCGTCTCCCAGGTGCCCGTATGCAAGAGCGCCGCCCACAACGCCGCCCGGCTTGTCAGCCAGGCCAGCAGTGCGGTGCGAAGGGCCGGATGGATATGTGCGAGTAAAGGATGCATGGCCCCGGCAGAGTACCGGGAGGTGGGTGGGGGGCAAGAAAATGGGTGGGGAGGCGGGCGGAGTTCAGGGAGCGTTCGTCACCGCCGCCTGGACGCTCATATATGAGCAACAAAACGTGTTGTCCGTCATCGATCGTGTTTTGTGAGTGACAAACGCGTTTGTCGTTCGTCCATGAACGACAAAACGCGTTGACCGTCACATTTTGCGTTTCGTGGGTGACAAAGGGGCTTGTCGCTCACCGATGGAAGACAACGAGATTTGTCCGCCATCTTTCGGGTTCTGTGAGTGACAAACGCCATTGTCGCGCACCCGTGAGCGACAAAACGTTTTGTCCGCCACATATCCCAGAATATGACGAACAACGCTCGTGGTCGCGATTCATAATAAACCCGCCACGCTCCGAACCACCCTACGCCGCCGAGGGTGCCGGTGAGGCAGGTGAGTGGCCAAACGCCTGTAGTAAGTTATTGAAGCTAAACGAAAAACGCCCGGGCTATCGCCCGGGCGTTTTTCGTTGCTTCATCGCGTTATCTAGCGCGCAGCGCCCTCAAAAAGGCGCCACCCCCAC from Lujinxingia vulgaris encodes:
- a CDS encoding FdhF/YdeP family oxidoreductase, with product MSDDPTSKNLPAPTTSDDLTDYKKAAGGLDALISTTRKVLEQPGLIRGTRALASLNQTEGFDCPGCAWPDPDDRSTFEFCENGAKAVADEATRFKVGPGFFNEHSITELREKSDHWLNKQGRITHPVVRREGSDHYEPIEWDEAFALIGKSLKELDHPDQAIFYTSGRTSNEAAFLYQLLARQLGTNNLPDCSNMCHESSGTGMNESLGVGKGTVSLEDVETTDALFIFGQNPGTNHPRMLSALQAAKRRGATIVAINPLKEPGLVAFQHPKELYRRPTDLADHYLQLRTGSDVALLKGLMKCLLAAEEERPGEVLDHDFIAHQTSGFEAHRADLEATSWKTILEETGLTRAQIEAAAKVAIEAKSLIACWAMGLTQHKHGVTNIQQVVNFLLMRGFMGRPGSGACPVRGHSNVQGDRTMGIWEKPTDAFLDRLGTRFGFEPPREHGFDTIAAIEAMESGKARVFMAMGGNFVMAAPDTERTARAMERCELTVQISTKLNRSHLRTGGTALILPCLGRTERDMQAGRPQFVTVEDSMSVVRASRGHLPPASEALLSEPRIVQKIAKASFDAETSPVDWNLFDGPYDPIRDAIAEVIPGFEKFNRRIRKYPTGFLLPNGARERDFKTSTGRANFVVSPIEPMVLDEGQLIMMTIRSHDQYNTTVYDLNDRYRGIANKRRVVLLNPDDINARGLRVGQNVDLFSHFEGEERRADGFEIVAYDIPRGCAATYFPEANALVPLGQYARKSRTPASKSVVISLKAPA
- the fdhD gene encoding formate dehydrogenase accessory sulfurtransferase FdhD; the protein is MATDPTTRHRAIERVLRSGEEQQRQHLDDLLVIEEPMELRIDYAIAGKRASRSLAITMRTPGDDEDLARGFLLTEGIINSEADLLSLKRCTDGQGEESPNIWRATLAEGCNFDPGKLQRNFYSTSSCGVCGKASLDALHHQGVMPVADGPAIDAELLLQLPEQLCAAQATFDRTGGLHACALFNARGELLDLAEDVGRHNALDKLLGRALRRGQLPLGDRILLLSGRASFELIQKSLVAGIGLVAAVGAPSSLAVDLSDTYAQTLVGFLRDARFNIYTHPRRLT